DNA from Pseudomonas putida:
GCGCCTGCTCGCTCCACCAGCCCTGGACCTGCAACTCGCGCTCGATCAGCAGCAGATGATCGGCGATGTCGAGGATGCGTTGCTCCATCACGAGGTGGTCCGCGCCTTCTGCCGCGCCAATGCCGCGCCCTGGCTGTCGCCCTGCTTCTCGCGGGCCTGGGCGATGGTGTTCCACAGCTCGGCTTGCAGGTCGGGACGACCGTTGGCGTAGGTCAGGGCACGACGCGCCAGTTGCTCGGCCTGGGCCGAGTCGCCCTGGGCCAGGCGCACCTGGGCCAGACGGAACAACACCTGCGGTTCGCGCGGGGCGATGCGCTGGGCACGCTCCAAGCTCGAGGCAGCACCGTTGAAATCGCCCCCACCTTGTTGCTGCTGGGCGGTAGTCAACAGGGCCAGCACCGGACCATCGAGCTGTTCATCGGCAGATAGCCCACCGCTGGCATTGCTGCGCGGAATACCGGTCGGTGCGCTCGGCGTGCTGGGCGCGCTGTTCATCGAGGCGATGTCGAACGGCTCGTCGGCAATCGGGTTGGGATTGGTGGCGATCGGGCCGCTGCTGACAGGGCCGGGGGTGATTGGCCCTGTGCTGATCGGCGCGGCGCCCACACCGGCCGGGAAGGCCTGGATCGGCGCTGCGCCAGCGCCCTGCGGAATCACCACGGTCACACCGGAGTCCTCAGGCAGCGACTGCGCCTGACTGGTGCCTCCGCTGGCCTGGCGGGCAACGTTACGGTTGCTCGCGATTCGCTCACTGTTCGAGACCCGGGTGCTCGAATCCACCACGGGGATATTGCCGCGCGGAACGCTGGAGCACCCCTGGAGCACGGCAATTGCCGTCAAGGCAGGAAACAGCCACTTGTTCACTTCACACCCTCTTCAAAGCTAGCGCTCAATTCATCCATCCCTTGACCCAATCCATGACGGATTCCACTGGGTCTTGCGGGCCACCACAGGCGGCGCCGGCAGGCGGTTCACTTCCGCGAATATACGGCATCTGCACCGCCCCCGGACAGCTATCGTCCGACCCCTGGCCGCTGTACGGATCAATCCAGGCCTGGACGACGTTATCCGGTTGCGGCATGTCCAGCGGCAGCGGGTCGGCTTTCTTCATGAAGCTGGTCCAAACCTGCAAGGCGCCTGTGGCACCGGTGAACGGCGTCTTGCCGTTATCGTCACGGCCCAGCCAGACCACCGCCAGCAAGTCCTGACTGAAGCCTGAGAACCAGCTGTCGCGCGAATCGTTACTGGTGCCGGTCTTGCCCGCCAGGGTCAGCGAACGAGGCAGCACGTTGTAGACCGAACGCCCGGTACCTTCACGCATTACGCGTTGCATGCCGTTCTGCACCAGATAGATGGCGCCTGGGTCGAACGTCTGCTGGATCTGGAACGGGTAGCGCTTGAGCGGCTCGCCTTCGGCGGTGAGCACGCTGCGGATACCGCGCATCGGCGTATTGAAACCACCATTGGCGATGGTCTGGTACATGGTGGCGACCTGCATCGGCGACATGCCGCCCGCGCCCAGCAGCATGGACGGGAATGCTGGCCAATCGACCTTCACACCGAGTCTGCCGATGGTCTTGATCACGTTGGGCACGCCCACTTCCAGGCCAATCTTGGCGGTGGACAGGTTGTAGGAGTTGGCCAGCCCTTGGTACAGGTAGATAGTGCCGTGCGGGCGACGATCGTAGTTTTGCGGACGCCAGACCTGGCCATCGGCGCCTTTGACCGAGAACGGCTCGTCCTGCACCCAACTGGTCAACGTGTACTTGCTCGGTTGCTCCAAGGCAGTCAGGTACACCGCAGGCTTGACCAACGAGCCGATCGGCCGCACGGCGTCGATGGCGCGGTTGAAACCGGCGAAGCCGGCCTGCCGGCTGCCGATCAGCGCTTGGACTTCACCGGTTTCCGGGTTGGTCACCACCATGGCGGATTCGACTTCGTCAGCGCCCTTGCGACCGGCCAGGCGCTTGAAAGTCTCGCTCATGGCTGTTTCGGCC
Protein-coding regions in this window:
- a CDS encoding tetratricopeptide repeat protein, coding for MNKWLFPALTAIAVLQGCSSVPRGNIPVVDSSTRVSNSERIASNRNVARQASGGTSQAQSLPEDSGVTVVIPQGAGAAPIQAFPAGVGAAPISTGPITPGPVSSGPIATNPNPIADEPFDIASMNSAPSTPSAPTGIPRSNASGGLSADEQLDGPVLALLTTAQQQQGGGDFNGAASSLERAQRIAPREPQVLFRLAQVRLAQGDSAQAEQLARRALTYANGRPDLQAELWNTIAQAREKQGDSQGAALARQKARTTS